Genomic window (Paenibacillus sp. PK3_47):
AGTGACGAGATGTTACGCCATGTTACTTACCTGACTCCAAATGAAAGTGAGACCGGAGTACTGACAGGGATGGAAGTGAACAGTGTGGAAGCGGCAGAGCAGGCGGCGCAAATTCTGCTCCAGCGGGGTGTGCAGAATGTCGTGATAACACTCGGGTCCAAAGGAGCGCTGATAGTCAATGCTTCCGGAAGCACGTATGTCGCCGGATTCCCGGTGCAGGCTGTAGATACAGTGGCAGCAGGGGATTCCTTCAACGGGGCGCTCGCTTACCAGCTGACCGAAGGCAGAACCCTTCAGGAAGCCGTGCGATTCGCCAATGCCGTCGGCGCACTGGCGGTCGGCAAGCGGGGAGCGATTCCGTCTTTGCCTGCACTGCCGGAGGTTGAAAGATTCCTTAAGGCAGTTGAAAAGAATTAAGTAAGGACATAAGGAGACTGAAATCATGAGCGGTACAGTAACGGTTAAGAATGTGACCCTCGGTGAGGGGATGCCCAAGATTTGTGTACCGCTGGTCGGAGCAACATTGCCGGAGCTCGAGAGTGAGGCTGAGGCACTGAAAACACTGGCTCCGGATATGGCGGAGTGGCGCTGTGATTTGTTTGCCGGCGTTGAAGACATGGAGGCAGTGAAGGAAACACTGCACCGGATCAACACCATTCTGCCGGAGATTCCGCTGATCTTCACCTTCCGCAGCACCAGAGAAGGCGGGGACAAGGAGATTTCCAAAGAGTATTACATCCAGCTGAACAAGACGGCTGCCGAAAGCGGCCATGTTGATATTATTGATGTGGAACTGTTCAACGAGGAAGCGGATGTCCGTGAGCTGATTGCTGCTGCACATGCCAGCGGGGTATTCGTGATTCTCTCCAATCATGATTTTACGGGAACGCCGGATGAAGAGGAGATCGTATCCCGGCTGCGCAGGGCACAGGAGCTCGGCGGGGATCTGCCGAAGATTGCCGTCATGCCTAACAGTCCCGGGGATGTGCTGACACTGCTGTCGGCAACGAACCGTATGCAGGAGCAGTACGCAGACCGTCCGATCATAACAATGTCCATGGCCGGGGAAGGAGTAATCAGCCGCCTGGCCGGTGAAATATTCGGCTCTGCGCTTACCTTTGGTGCAGCTTGCAAGCCTTCGGCTCCGGGCCAGGTAGCTGCTGCCGAGCTGAGGAAGGTACTGGAACTGCTGCACCGCAGTTTATAAGACAGGCATATATAGGATGCCAGCCGCCTGGCCGGTGAAATATTCGGCTCTGCGCTTACCTTTGGTGCAGCTTACAAGCCTTCGGCTCCGGGCCAGGTAGCTGCTGCCGAGCTGAGGAAGGTCCTGGAACTGCTGCACCGCAGTTTATAAGACAGGCATTTATAGGATGCCCAAGCCGCTTAAGGTGGCGGGGGTATCCTTTTTGTGTGTAACGGGGCCGTATTTGAATCAGCGGACACTTATGCCATACAATGTAGGCAGCGGATACACATATTTAAGCTTGTCAGGCCAATATATAGAGGGGGACGCTGGATGACAGAATCCATTCTGGTTGTCGAGGATGAAGTAAAAATCGCAAGACTGCTGCAGATTGAGCTGGAATGCGAAGGGTACCGCGTGGATATAGCGGGCAGCGGGCATGAGGGGCTGGAGAGCTATCAGAACCGGCAGCCGGATCTGATCCTGCTGGATGTCATGCTTCCGGGCTTCAGCGGTATTGAGCTGCTGCGGCGTATCCGGCTGAATGATGCCCATACTCCGGTTTTGATGCTGACCGCCAAAGGCTCTGTGGAAGATAAAGTCTCCGGGCTTGATCTCGGGGCGAATGACTATATCACCAAACCCTTTCAAATCGAGGAACTGCTGGCACGTGTACGCGCCGCCCTGCGGCTTGCGTCTGCCCGCACAGCAGCAGAGACAGTTACAGACCAATGGCTGAAGGCTGAGGATCTGCAATTAAATGAGACCACCCGTGAGGTGATCCGGGCAGGCCGCAGGATTGATCTCACTCCCAGAGAGTTTGACCTGCTGGTATACCTGCTGAAGAACAAACGCCAGGTGCTGAACCGCGAGCAAATTATGACAGCGGTCTGGGGCTATGACTATTACGGGGATACGAATGTGGTGGATGTCTACATCCGGTATGTCCGTAAAAAAATCGATCAGGGCGGACAGAACGAGCTGATCCATACCGTCCGGGGGATCGGATATGTGCTGAAGGAATCCCAATGAAGCTGAGGAGCAAGATCTACCTCTATTCCAGCGTGCTGTTTGCCGTGCTTCTAGTAATAATGAACCTGGCTATATACTACATTTTCAGCACGCTGTCGGTTGATAACCAGCTGGACCGGGCCGATGCAGAGGCCGCCAAGATCGCTGCCGATATGCGGAGGGCAGGCAGTGAGGTGTCTGCACCGGAGCTGCTCCGCGCCTATGTGCCGATTGAAGGCATGCTTAGGCTGTACGCCGGGGACGGCAGCGGACCGGCACCTGTTACATCGGCAGCTGAAGGAGAGCTCAGCACGCTTAAGCCGGTATTTTATAATGAAAAGCACAGTGAAATTATCCGGGTGGATGGCCGTTCCTATGCCTTCATATCCATTCCTGTCATCTGGGTGGACGGAAGCGTAATGAACGTGCAAATGACCCAGAGCCTGGAGAGTACAATGGATACGCTTGGTGTACTGAGGCTTGTGCTTGCCGGGACGACGGTATTTGCGCTGCTGCCGCTGCTGCTCTCCAGCCGGGTGCTGTCGGGTCTCATTATGCGGCCTATTGTGCAAATGACAGCTACGATGCGGGAGATCAAGCAGAGCGGCAAATTCCGCAGGCTCACCCTGGATGAGACCTCCAAAGATGAGCTGGTGGAGATGGGGCAGACCTTTAACGAAATGATCGCTCTGCTGGAGAGTAATTATGTG
Coding sequences:
- a CDS encoding response regulator transcription factor is translated as MTESILVVEDEVKIARLLQIELECEGYRVDIAGSGHEGLESYQNRQPDLILLDVMLPGFSGIELLRRIRLNDAHTPVLMLTAKGSVEDKVSGLDLGANDYITKPFQIEELLARVRAALRLASARTAAETVTDQWLKAEDLQLNETTREVIRAGRRIDLTPREFDLLVYLLKNKRQVLNREQIMTAVWGYDYYGDTNVVDVYIRYVRKKIDQGGQNELIHTVRGIGYVLKESQ
- the aroD gene encoding type I 3-dehydroquinate dehydratase, with protein sequence MSGTVTVKNVTLGEGMPKICVPLVGATLPELESEAEALKTLAPDMAEWRCDLFAGVEDMEAVKETLHRINTILPEIPLIFTFRSTREGGDKEISKEYYIQLNKTAAESGHVDIIDVELFNEEADVRELIAAAHASGVFVILSNHDFTGTPDEEEIVSRLRRAQELGGDLPKIAVMPNSPGDVLTLLSATNRMQEQYADRPIITMSMAGEGVISRLAGEIFGSALTFGAACKPSAPGQVAAAELRKVLELLHRSL
- a CDS encoding ATP-binding protein, encoding MKLRSKIYLYSSVLFAVLLVIMNLAIYYIFSTLSVDNQLDRADAEAAKIAADMRRAGSEVSAPELLRAYVPIEGMLRLYAGDGSGPAPVTSAAEGELSTLKPVFYNEKHSEIIRVDGRSYAFISIPVIWVDGSVMNVQMTQSLESTMDTLGVLRLVLAGTTVFALLPLLLSSRVLSGLIMRPIVQMTATMREIKQSGKFRRLTLDETSKDELVEMGQTFNEMIALLESNYVKQEKFVSDASHELRTPLTVIESYASLLKRRGLAHPELFTESVEAIHSEAIRMKELTEQLLLLAKHHEHWNLSMKVIDLEELVRDSAKVFRNAYGREVTVKVKGEVKGYSDEAKLRQLLFIFLDNARKYSDDDIYVSLEASGQERLITVVDRGIGIPRDELPKIFDRFYRVDESRGRKQGGAGLGLSLAAEIAAAIGARLSMDSVEGAGTSVSITIAAGSGE